The DNA sequence GCAGCGCGATCGCGGCGGCCGCGAGGGCGACGACGCAGCCGAGCAGCATCATCCAGCCGGCGAGCCAGCCGAGGAAGCCGCGCGTCAGCTGTTTCGCCCACTGGTACACGGATCCGGCCAGCGGGAAGCGGGCGGCGAGTTCGGCGAACACCAGCGCGACGAGCAGCTGGCCGGCGAGCACGACCGGCCACGTCCAGAAGAACCGCGGGCCGCCGAAGGTGAAGCCGAAACCGAAGAGCTGGAAGACGGTCGTGAGGATCGAGACGAACGAGAAGCCCGCCGCGAAGGCGGAGAAGCCGCCGAGGGAGCGCCGGAGCTCCTGGCGGTAGCCGAAGCCGGCCAGATCGTCGGTCATGGACGCTCCCAGGGTTGTGGTTCGAGCCGCCGTGGTTTCGATCGCATGACAGAAATTAAGGCGGCGGCACGACGTGATGATCTCCGCGGTGTTGCCGCTCGGTTAACCGATCCGGCGACCACCCGTCAACGGCGACACCCGGAGGTAACGCCACCTCGGTGCGCGGGAGCGGGAGGGGGACCTGGCAGGATCGGCACCGTGGTCAAAGGGGCGGGGGTCGGCAGACCCAGGGCGAACGGTGCCGCGGCGAGCCGCCCGGACGCGCGGCAGGCCGTGCTCGACGCGGCGGGGGAACTGTTCACCGGAGCCGGCTACGCGGCGACGACGACCCGCGCGATCGCCGAACGCGCCGGGCTGCGCCAAGCGTCGCTCTACTACCACTTCCCGGCGAAGGAGGACATCCTCGCCGCGCTGCTGGCCGGCACCGTCCGGCCGTCGCTGGTCCTGGCCGCGCGGCTGGTCGCGGGGGACGCGCCGGTGGCCGTCCGGCTGTGGGCCCTGGCCTACGCGGACATCGGCCTGCTCGGCGGCGCCCGGCACAACCTGGGCGCGCTGTACCTGCTGCCCGAGGTCGGTTCGGCCAACCTGGCCCGGTTCCGCGCCGAGCGCGCGGAACTGAAGGCGGCCTACGGCGACCTGCTCGCGGCGGCGGGGGTGGTCCCGGCGGCCGTCCGCACGGACCTCGTTTTCGGCCTGGTGGAGAGCATCGCGGTGATCCGCCGCGACGACCCGGAACTGGACGTCGAGGCCCACACCCGCGAAGGCGCCGACGGCGTCGTCCGGCTGGCCGGGCTGCCGGAGCCGACCGAAGAGCTGCGGGCGCGGGGTCACGCCCTCCTGGCGACGTCGACCGAATAGTGGACGTACAGCGGCTTCGCGGCGAGATCACGTGGCTGACCGCGAAACTGGACCGCAAACGCAAGCGTGACAGCGAAGAGGCGCTGGACCTGCGGCGGCAGATCGGGGAACGGCTGCTCGACCTCCGCGATCCGGCCACCGAGGTGTGGCTGCGCGAACTGGTCGCGGACCAGGGCCGGGTGTTCGGCGCGCGGCACCGGAGCACGCTGGCGTCCTGGTACGGCATCGCCTTGCGCTGCGCGGAGTCCGGTCGGGTCGACGAAGCGCTGGCGTTGTTTTCCTGGTTGGAGGGGACGTACGTCTACGTCATGGGCCAGGAACACGAAGTGGTCCGCGAGTGCCGCCTCGCGGTGGCGGCCACGCTGCACCGCGCGGGCCGGTACGCGGCGGCGATCGACGCCTGCCGGGCCTTGCTCGACCGGCACCCGGAATCCCGGGTGTGGATCGCCAGAGCGCAGGCGGATCTGGGCCGGTTCGACGAGGCCGAACAGACACTGCGCGAAACCGGGCCCGCGCTGCACGAGCAGGTGCAGGCCGTCCGCCGCGAGATCCAGGCCGAGCTGGGCGCGCCGGGTCCGTGGATCGAGGCCCTGCGCGAGCAGCCCGAAGATCCCGGCGACCCGGTGAAGGTGCGTGCCGAACTGGCCTACGCCCTGTTCCTGAACGGCGAGTTCGCCGAAGCCGCGTTGCTGGCGGAATCCGTGCTGCGGACGCGCCTGGTCTTTCCCGGTCCCGAGGACTGGTCCACGTGGGAGTCCCGGCTGCTGCTGAGCCGGGTGCTGGCCGAGACGGATCGCCTCGCCGACGCGGACCACTACGCGCGGGCGGTGCTGGCGGCGGCGCCGTTCCCGCCGGGCCATCCGGCGTTGCTGCGGGCCCAAAGCGTCGTGGCCCGGGTGCACCTTCGCCGCGGCGAGTGGGCCGACGCCGTGACCGCGTACGAGTACGCCGTCGAAGGCTTCGAACTGGTGCTGGGCCCCGGCCACCTGGAGACGCTGAAGATGGCCGACGCCCTGGCCACGGCCCGCGAAGCGATGGGCTGAACCGGCGTCAGGTCGCCGCGGCGGCGTGCAGGGCCTTGCTCAGCGCCGACGCCGTCAGCTCGACCTGCCAGGGGCGTGCTCCGCCCGCGCGCAGGACGTCGGCCACCGTGTCTTCGTCCAGCTGGGCCGGGGGACGCCAGCACGTGCGGCGGACCAGGTCCGGCAGCAGCAGGTTCTCCACCGGCAGCCGGCGGTCCTCCGCGATCGCCGACAGGGCCGCGCGGGCCGCGGACAGCCTTGCCGCGGCGTCCGGGTCCTTGTCCGCCCAGCGGTTCACCGGGGGCGGGCCGTCCGTGGGCTGCGACGGCGAGGGCAGTTCGCTCGCCGGCAGCGCCTTGGCCGCCTGCAGGTGCCGCAGCCAGCTCGCGGTGTACTTGCGCTGGACGCGGCCGCTGAACACCGGCAGCGCCTGCAGCTCTTTGACGGTCTTCGGGTCGGCCGTGACGGCGTTGATGATCGCGCTGTCCGGGAGGATCCGGCTCGGTGCGCGGTCGCGCTTGCGGGCCAGCTCGTCGCGCGCCTGCCACAGCTCGCGCACCACGGCGAGACCCCGGGGGTTGCGGATCTTGTGCACCCCGGACGTCCGGCGCCACGGCTCGGCCCGCGGGGCGGGCGGCGGCGCGGTGCGGACGGCTTCGAACTCCTGCTGCGCCCACTCCAGCTTGCCCTGGGCGCCCAGCTCCGCTTCCAGCTTTTCGCGCAGCTGGATGAGCAGCTCGACGTCGAGGGCGGCGTAGTTCAGCCAGTCGACCGGCAGGGGCCGCTTCGACCAGTCGGCCGCGCTGTGCCCCTTCTCGAGGGTGTAGCCGAGCAGCAGCTCGACGAGCGTCCCGAGCGCGACGCGCTCGTAGCCCGCCAGGCGGCCGGCCAGTTCGGTGTCGAACAGCGCCGCCGGGTGCAGGTCGAGCTCGGCGAGACAGGGGAGGTCCTGGGAAGCGGCGTGCAGCACCCACTCCAGGGAGTTGAGGACGTTCTTCAGCGGCGTGAGGTCGTCGAGCTCGGTCGGGTCGATCAGGACCGTGCCGGAACCCTCGCGTCGCAGCTGGACGAGGTAGGCCTTGGGCCAGTACCGGTAGCCGGACGCACGTTCGGTGTCGACGGCGACCGCGCCGGTGCCCGCGGCGAGCCGCTCGCAGGCTTCGAGCAGTGCGGCCCGGTCGGTGACCACCGGGGGCGTGCCCTCGGCGGGTTCGCGTAGCAGCACGGGTCCGCCTGCGGACTCGATCTCCATCCCGGCGTCCTCGGCTTCTGCGCTTTCCATGGTTGACGACCCTACGGGACGGGCGTACCGCGCCTGGTGCGCCCGCCCCGTGGGGAGGTTCGTCTATCCGTCAGCGGATGACGCCGGCTCGCATGGCCAGCGCAACCATCTGAGCCCGGTCGCCCGTGCCGAGCTTGCGCCCGATCCGAGACAGGTGGGACTTGACGGTGAGAGCGGAGAGGGAAAGTTCCTCGCCGATCTCCTTGTTGGACTGTCCGTCGGCGACCAGCTGGAGCACCTCCACCTCACGAGCGGAAAGCTCGCGCGGGGTGTTGTCGGTGCCGGCGACGCGGGTCCCGGTGGCGAGCACCGGAGCCACGCTCGGGTCGGCGTAAACGCCGCCTTCGAGCACACGCCGCACGCCATCGGTCACTACGACCGGCGACGCGGACTTCAGCAGGTACGCCTGGGCCCCGGCCTGGAAGGCCGAGCGGACCGCGTACGGGTCGTCCGAGGATGCGAGGACCACCACGCGCGGCCACCCGTGGCTACGGAGTTCCGTAACCAGTTCGATGCCGCTGCCGTCCGGCAGTCCGAGATCGAGGATCGCCAGGTCACAAGGCCCAGTGGCCTGTGCTCGCGCCCTCGCTTCGGCCACCGTGGCGGCTTCGTGAACGGTACCCGCACCCATCTGTGCGAGTCTTGCTGCGATTGCCTCCCTCAACAGCGGGTGGTCATCGACCACCAACACGGAAAAAAGCTCTTCCCGCGGGTGCGGAACCATGCTCGCCGGCAATGCACCGGCTGGCGTGGATCGGACGGCCTGAGAAATGCCGACGGTAGCCACGTCACTACCTCCCTGGAGTCGGTCGTGCCCCCCGACCGGCACCGGGACCTTCGGCCGTTCAGCCGCGCCAGCTTTAGACCGAAAGTGGTGTCGTCGAAGGCACTGTAGCCGCCCTGAGGCCGCTGCGGGGGGATCGAATGGGTATCTATCTCAAACGAACAGTCACTCAGGGGGTTCGTGGTAACACGATCGGGCTAGTACACGGCCGGTTGCTAACGGATAGCCCAGCGAACACGATGCAAAGAAGTTACCGGCGCCCAAATGGCCGTGCAGATGGGCCGTGCACCTTCCGGTGCGTCCGCCGACCGGGGGCTCCGCAGGGGTCCGAGTGCCCCGGAAACCGGTCTCGGCCGGGGCATGATCAACTTCGTGAAACGGCTTCAGGAGTGCTTCGGAAGCCGGCCGTGGTCACTGTGTGTATCGCGCGCGGCGTGCTCCCGGCGCCGACGGCGACCGCGAGCCCCAGTTGATCTTGTAGCGCTGCGTGACGGCGTCGACTCACTAACGGGGGCACCGCGCGAGACGTGAAATGGCCTCAGGAACAGCCCGGGGTGGTCCTCCGGGGTCCGGTGTTGTCCGGACCATTCACGGCGCCCGACGGCCCGCTCGGCGGTCGTCCGTGGGCCGTCCGTGGGCCGTCCGTGGACCGGCCCCGGGTTGGACACGGTTCGGCGGATGCGAATTTTGCTCACATTCGGACAAGGCGTGGGCCGCGGGACCCCGGTACGAGGCCGGCCGTCGCCGCCCTGCCGGTGACTATCGCCCGGACGGCCGTGTCCGGCGGGGCTCAGGAGTTCTGCCGCTGCCCGAAGAGCGTCACGCCGACCGGCGGCAGGCCGACCACGCTCGCCATCACCTGGCAGAACGCCTGCCCGTGCGGCAGCAGCGCGCCGTCGGTGGGCGTCCAGGACGCCCGGACCTCGAGGTCGTCGGTGCGGGCCGACCCGGAGATGGCGCCGAAGCGGGCCGACGACGTCTCGGTGACCGTGCCGCCCAGCGCCTTCCAGCTCGCGCCGGAGACTTCGAGCGCGTCGGTCAGCCACGACCAGCCGACCTCGGGCAGGAACGGGTCGATCGCCAGCTCGCGGTCCAGCTCCGCGCGCACGTACATGACGAGGCGCAGGACCCCGTCCCAGCCTTCCTGCCCGTCCGGGTCGTGCAGCAGGACCAGCCGGCCCGAAGCCAGCACATCGGCGGGACCGGCGACCTCACAGCTCACCGCGTAGGAGAAAGGTGCGAGCCGCTGCGGCGCCCGCATCGGCTCCAGCTGCACCTCTCGGCGGGGCCGGACGGACTGCAGCGCCGCGACGGCTTCGCGGAAGAGCTCGGGCACTGGAGTCGTCGCGGTCACGCATCGACTTTAGGGCGGGCACGCCCTGTTGCGGGCGGAGGCGCGCCGAGAGAAGAGCCCCACCGGGCTCGTGGCACGATTGAAGACGATGTCTCCCACCACGCCTCTGCCGCAGCGGACCCCCGCGTCCGCCCGCCGCGAGCTGCCCGAAGCCCCGTTCCTGGCCGCCGCGCGCGGCGAACGCCCGGCGCACCCGCCCGTCTGGTTCATGCGCCAGGCCGGGCGATCGCTGCCCGAGTACCGCGCCCTGCGCGAGGGCGTGGCGATGCTCGACTCCTGCTTCGACCCCGAGATGCTCGCCGAGATCACGCTGCAGCCGGTCCGGCGGCACGGCGTCGACGCGGCCGTCCTGTACAGCGACATCGTGGTGCCGCTCAAGGCCGCCGGGGTCGACCTCGACATCGTCCCGGGCACCGGCCCGGTGGTCGGGACGCCGGTGCGCGACCTCGCCGCCGTGAAGGCCCTGCCGGAACTGACGCCGGACCAGGTCGAGCGGGTCGCCGACGGCATCCGGCTGCTGGTCGGCCGGCTCGGCGAGACGCCGCTGATCGGCTTCGCCGGCGCGCCGTTCACCCTGGCCAGCTACCTCATCGAGGGCGGCCCGAGCCGCAACCACGAGCACACCAAGGCGCTCATGCACTCCGAGCCGGCGGTGTGGCACGAGCTGGCCGGGCGGCTGGCCGACATCGCGCTGACCTTCCTGCGCGCGCAGCTCGACGCCGGCGTCGACGCGATCCAGCTGTTCGACTCCTGGGCGGGCGCCCTGTCCGAGCGGGACTACCGCGAGTTCGTGCTGCCGCACTCGGCGAAGGTCCTCGACGGCGTCGCCGGCTACGGCGTCCCCCGGATCCACTTCGGCGTCGGCACCGGCGAGCTGCTGCCCGCGATGCGCGACGCGGGCGCGGACGTCGTCGGCGTCGACTGGCGGATCCCGCTCGACGAGGCCGTCCGCCGCCTCGGCGGGCACGCGGTGGTGCAGGGCAACCTGGACCCGGCGCTGCTGTACGCGTCCTGGCCGGTGCTCGAGGCCGAAGTGCGCCGCATCGTCGAAGAAGGGCGAGCCGCCGACGGCCACATCTTCAACCTGGGCCACGGCGTGCTCCCGGGCGTCGACCCGGACGTCCTGACCCGCGTGGTCGGGCTGGTGCACGAGCTGTGAAGCGGGTCGCCGTCGTCGGGGCCGGCGTCTCCGGGCTGACCGCGGCGTACCGCCTGCGGCGGCTGCTCGGCGCCGACGTCGAGATCGTCGTGTTCGAAAAGACCCGGACCCCGGGCGGCAAGCTGCGCACGGCGGAGCTCGCCGGGGTGCCCTACGACGTCGGCGCCGAGGCGTTCCTCGCCCGCCGGCCCGAGATGCTCGGGCTGGTCCGCGAGCTGGGCCTCGACGTCGTCCACCCGACCGGCGCCCGCGCGAAGATCCACGCCGGCGGGGCCGTGACCGGGCTCCCGCCGGGCACCGTGATGGGCGTCCCGGCGTCGGCGGAGTCGGTGGCCGGCGTGCTGTCGGACGCGGGGCGCCGCGCGGTCGAAGCCGAGACGTCGCTGCCGGAGCTGCGGCTCCCGGGCGGGGA is a window from the Amycolatopsis sp. NBC_00355 genome containing:
- a CDS encoding TetR/AcrR family transcriptional regulator, with translation MVKGAGVGRPRANGAAASRPDARQAVLDAAGELFTGAGYAATTTRAIAERAGLRQASLYYHFPAKEDILAALLAGTVRPSLVLAARLVAGDAPVAVRLWALAYADIGLLGGARHNLGALYLLPEVGSANLARFRAERAELKAAYGDLLAAAGVVPAAVRTDLVFGLVESIAVIRRDDPELDVEAHTREGADGVVRLAGLPEPTEELRARGHALLATSTE
- a CDS encoding HRDC domain-containing protein; the protein is MEIESAGGPVLLREPAEGTPPVVTDRAALLEACERLAAGTGAVAVDTERASGYRYWPKAYLVQLRREGSGTVLIDPTELDDLTPLKNVLNSLEWVLHAASQDLPCLAELDLHPAALFDTELAGRLAGYERVALGTLVELLLGYTLEKGHSAADWSKRPLPVDWLNYAALDVELLIQLREKLEAELGAQGKLEWAQQEFEAVRTAPPPAPRAEPWRRTSGVHKIRNPRGLAVVRELWQARDELARKRDRAPSRILPDSAIINAVTADPKTVKELQALPVFSGRVQRKYTASWLRHLQAAKALPASELPSPSQPTDGPPPVNRWADKDPDAAARLSAARAALSAIAEDRRLPVENLLLPDLVRRTCWRPPAQLDEDTVADVLRAGGARPWQVELTASALSKALHAAAAT
- a CDS encoding tetratricopeptide repeat protein — its product is MDVQRLRGEITWLTAKLDRKRKRDSEEALDLRRQIGERLLDLRDPATEVWLRELVADQGRVFGARHRSTLASWYGIALRCAESGRVDEALALFSWLEGTYVYVMGQEHEVVRECRLAVAATLHRAGRYAAAIDACRALLDRHPESRVWIARAQADLGRFDEAEQTLRETGPALHEQVQAVRREIQAELGAPGPWIEALREQPEDPGDPVKVRAELAYALFLNGEFAEAALLAESVLRTRLVFPGPEDWSTWESRLLLSRVLAETDRLADADHYARAVLAAAPFPPGHPALLRAQSVVARVHLRRGEWADAVTAYEYAVEGFELVLGPGHLETLKMADALATAREAMG
- a CDS encoding DUF3000 domain-containing protein; translation: MTATTPVPELFREAVAALQSVRPRREVQLEPMRAPQRLAPFSYAVSCEVAGPADVLASGRLVLLHDPDGQEGWDGVLRLVMYVRAELDRELAIDPFLPEVGWSWLTDALEVSGASWKALGGTVTETSSARFGAISGSARTDDLEVRASWTPTDGALLPHGQAFCQVMASVVGLPPVGVTLFGQRQNS
- a CDS encoding response regulator, whose protein sequence is MATVGISQAVRSTPAGALPASMVPHPREELFSVLVVDDHPLLREAIAARLAQMGAGTVHEAATVAEARARAQATGPCDLAILDLGLPDGSGIELVTELRSHGWPRVVVLASSDDPYAVRSAFQAGAQAYLLKSASPVVVTDGVRRVLEGGVYADPSVAPVLATGTRVAGTDNTPRELSAREVEVLQLVADGQSNKEIGEELSLSALTVKSHLSRIGRKLGTGDRAQMVALAMRAGVIR
- the hemE gene encoding uroporphyrinogen decarboxylase, encoding MSPTTPLPQRTPASARRELPEAPFLAAARGERPAHPPVWFMRQAGRSLPEYRALREGVAMLDSCFDPEMLAEITLQPVRRHGVDAAVLYSDIVVPLKAAGVDLDIVPGTGPVVGTPVRDLAAVKALPELTPDQVERVADGIRLLVGRLGETPLIGFAGAPFTLASYLIEGGPSRNHEHTKALMHSEPAVWHELAGRLADIALTFLRAQLDAGVDAIQLFDSWAGALSERDYREFVLPHSAKVLDGVAGYGVPRIHFGVGTGELLPAMRDAGADVVGVDWRIPLDEAVRRLGGHAVVQGNLDPALLYASWPVLEAEVRRIVEEGRAADGHIFNLGHGVLPGVDPDVLTRVVGLVHEL